One genomic segment of Bradyrhizobium diazoefficiens includes these proteins:
- a CDS encoding DNA polymerase III subunit delta' produces MSPRQAERETATPHPRETLKLFGHREAEGALLTAYRSGRIPHAWLIGGPHGIGKATLAYRMARFVLAHGQPMAPAVQRAEDLAIDPDDPVARQVAASSHGGLLTLERTANDRGVMRTVITVDETRETIGFFGSTAAAEGWRVCIVDTVDELNPNAANALLKILEEPPQQSLFLLVSHAPARVLATIQSRCRKLRLRPLATDDVIGAAALAADLGPNDEALREAAEASEGSVARALTLLGGDALKLQQRTAALLARLPQVDPRELHTLGDSLPTNDRVALAAFIDGIDRWIAESLHADEANANQNLPRLARLSEVWEKIVRAARDTETYNLERKPLVFSVFGWLADATR; encoded by the coding sequence ATGAGCCCGCGCCAGGCCGAGCGCGAGACTGCCACTCCGCATCCGCGCGAGACATTGAAGCTGTTCGGCCATCGCGAGGCCGAAGGCGCGCTGCTGACCGCTTATCGCAGCGGGCGCATTCCGCATGCCTGGCTGATCGGCGGACCGCACGGGATCGGCAAGGCGACGCTGGCCTATCGCATGGCGCGCTTCGTACTCGCGCATGGTCAGCCGATGGCGCCAGCCGTGCAGCGCGCCGAGGATCTCGCGATCGACCCCGATGATCCCGTGGCGCGACAGGTCGCCGCGAGCTCCCATGGCGGCCTGCTGACGCTGGAGCGCACCGCGAATGATCGCGGCGTGATGCGGACCGTGATCACTGTGGACGAGACGCGCGAGACCATCGGCTTCTTCGGCTCGACGGCGGCGGCCGAAGGCTGGCGCGTCTGTATTGTCGACACCGTCGATGAGCTCAATCCGAATGCGGCCAACGCACTGCTGAAGATCCTGGAGGAGCCGCCGCAGCAATCGCTGTTCCTGCTGGTGAGCCACGCGCCCGCGCGCGTGCTTGCTACGATCCAGTCGCGCTGCCGCAAGCTGCGTCTGCGGCCGCTTGCTACGGACGACGTGATCGGCGCGGCGGCTCTGGCTGCCGATCTCGGTCCGAACGATGAGGCCTTGCGCGAGGCCGCGGAGGCCTCCGAGGGCAGCGTCGCGCGCGCGCTGACACTGCTCGGCGGCGATGCGCTCAAACTCCAGCAGCGCACCGCGGCGCTGCTGGCGCGCCTGCCGCAGGTCGATCCGCGCGAACTGCACACCCTCGGGGATTCGCTTCCCACCAACGACCGCGTCGCACTTGCAGCCTTTATCGATGGCATCGACCGCTGGATCGCCGAAAGCCTGCATGCGGACGAGGCCAACGCCAACCAGAACTTGCCGCGCCTTGCGCGCTTAAGCGAGGTATGGGAAAAGATCGTCCGCGCCGCGCGCGATACCGAAACCTATAATCTGGAGCGCAAGCCCTTGGTTTTCTCGGTGTTCGGCTGGCTGGCGGACGCAACGCGCTAG
- a CDS encoding DUF1476 domain-containing protein has translation MTTFDKREQGFEAKFVHDEELMFRAAARSNKLLGLWAASQLGLSGEAASNYATALVTGNLESQTIDDVVGKVSGDLAARGVAREQVAAKLQECLHQALAQLEADRQ, from the coding sequence ATGACCACGTTCGACAAGCGCGAGCAGGGCTTTGAAGCCAAATTCGTCCACGACGAGGAGCTCATGTTCAGGGCCGCGGCGCGGTCCAACAAGCTGCTCGGGCTCTGGGCGGCATCGCAGCTCGGACTCAGCGGCGAGGCGGCTTCGAATTATGCGACGGCGCTGGTGACGGGCAATCTGGAGAGCCAGACAATCGACGATGTCGTGGGCAAGGTGTCGGGCGATCTCGCGGCGAGAGGCGTGGCGCGCGAGCAGGTCGCAGCCAAGCTTCAGGAATGCCTGCACCAGGCGCTCGCGCAACTCGAAGCGGACAGGCAATAG
- a CDS encoding D-alanyl-D-alanine carboxypeptidase family protein, whose product MVFRLNSLSRRRFAPGALARGLIAIALAASVSWSGVLHAANQSIQGAKKTEEAGFDGDAPTAILIEASSGSVLFEKNADELRAPSSMMKLMTVEVVFNAIKKGDIKLTDEYRISENAWRRGGAPSGGSTMFAAINSKVSVDDLLHGAIIQSGNDACIALAEAMAGNERIFAADFMTKRARELGLTRSTFANSNGLPDPGNKMTVRELGILARHIILDFPEFYKLFGEKEFTWNKIRQQNRNPLLNALEGADGLKTGYTKEGGYGMVGSAVQNGTRLIVVVNGLEDPEDRATEAKKMLEWGFRNFETRTLIAAEQPVGYAKVFGGESRSVKLVAKTPVKVMVHKNGSDKLIARIVYSGPVRAPVQEGQQVGVVRVWRGGNIAVETPVYAAEAIGTGSTVRRAIDGASELVIGMFRAGAEKL is encoded by the coding sequence ATGGTATTTCGTCTCAATTCGCTCAGTCGCAGGCGCTTTGCGCCCGGCGCGCTGGCGCGTGGGCTGATCGCGATAGCACTGGCGGCAAGCGTCAGCTGGAGCGGAGTGCTTCACGCCGCCAACCAGAGCATTCAGGGCGCCAAGAAGACCGAGGAGGCCGGCTTCGACGGCGATGCCCCCACCGCGATCCTGATCGAGGCGTCCAGCGGCAGCGTGTTGTTCGAGAAGAACGCCGACGAGCTGCGCGCGCCCTCCAGCATGATGAAGCTGATGACCGTGGAGGTCGTCTTCAACGCCATCAAGAAGGGCGACATCAAGCTGACCGACGAATACCGGATCAGCGAGAATGCCTGGCGCCGGGGCGGGGCGCCCTCGGGCGGCTCGACCATGTTCGCGGCCATCAACAGCAAGGTGTCGGTCGACGATCTCCTGCATGGCGCGATCATCCAGAGCGGCAACGATGCCTGCATCGCGCTCGCCGAAGCCATGGCCGGTAACGAGCGGATTTTCGCCGCCGACTTCATGACCAAGCGTGCCCGCGAGCTTGGCCTCACCAGGTCGACCTTCGCGAATTCCAACGGTCTGCCCGACCCCGGCAACAAGATGACCGTGCGCGAGCTCGGCATTCTCGCCCGCCACATCATTCTGGACTTCCCGGAATTCTACAAACTGTTCGGCGAGAAGGAGTTCACCTGGAATAAGATCCGCCAGCAGAATCGCAATCCGCTGCTCAACGCCCTCGAAGGCGCCGACGGCCTCAAGACCGGCTACACCAAGGAAGGCGGCTACGGCATGGTCGGCTCGGCCGTGCAGAATGGCACGCGGCTGATCGTCGTAGTCAACGGGCTGGAAGACCCTGAGGATCGCGCCACGGAAGCCAAGAAGATGCTGGAATGGGGCTTTCGCAATTTTGAGACGCGCACGCTGATCGCGGCTGAGCAGCCCGTCGGCTACGCCAAAGTGTTCGGCGGCGAGAGCCGCTCGGTCAAGCTTGTCGCCAAGACGCCCGTGAAGGTGATGGTGCACAAGAACGGCAGCGACAAGCTGATCGCGCGCATCGTCTATAGCGGCCCGGTGCGGGCACCCGTGCAAGAAGGCCAGCAGGTCGGCGTCGTCAGGGTCTGGCGTGGCGGCAATATCGCGGTGGAAACGCCGGTCTACGCGGCGGAGGCGATCGGCACCGGCTCGACCGTGCGCCGCGCGATCGATGGCGCCAGCGAGCTGGTGATCGGCATGTTCCGCGCAGGCGCCGAGAAGCTCTGA
- the tmk gene encoding dTMP kinase yields MSESAVKRPSGRGRFVTFEGGEGTGKSTQIKKLADRLKAARMRILVTREPGGSPGAEIMRHLLLSGMGKLLGPEAETLLFAAARDDHVRTVIEPALNQGAWVLCDRFADSTRAYQGSLGQVPAGLINAMQRVTIGDLKPDLTIILDLPVEIGLGRAVTRRGSATPDRFEGEQLAFHQGLREAYRKIAADEPARCVLIDANSDADTVAGRVWNAVRERLLPTPASVISA; encoded by the coding sequence ATGAGTGAGAGCGCGGTCAAGCGGCCGTCCGGACGCGGACGCTTCGTCACCTTTGAAGGCGGTGAGGGGACGGGCAAGTCGACCCAGATCAAGAAGCTCGCCGACCGCCTCAAGGCAGCAAGGATGCGCATTCTCGTCACGCGCGAGCCGGGGGGATCGCCGGGCGCCGAGATCATGCGTCATCTGCTTCTGTCGGGGATGGGAAAGCTGCTCGGCCCCGAGGCCGAGACGCTGCTGTTCGCCGCCGCCCGTGACGACCATGTCCGCACCGTGATCGAGCCCGCGCTCAACCAGGGCGCCTGGGTGCTGTGCGATCGCTTCGCCGACTCGACGCGGGCCTATCAGGGCAGCCTCGGCCAAGTGCCGGCGGGCCTGATCAACGCGATGCAGCGGGTCACGATCGGCGATCTCAAGCCGGACCTCACCATCATCCTCGATTTGCCTGTCGAGATCGGCCTCGGGCGCGCCGTAACGCGCCGCGGCAGCGCCACGCCCGACCGGTTCGAGGGCGAGCAGCTCGCATTCCATCAAGGGCTGCGCGAGGCCTATCGCAAGATCGCAGCGGATGAGCCTGCGCGCTGCGTGCTGATCGACGCCAATTCCGACGCTGATACGGTCGCCGGGCGGGTCTGGAACGCGGTCCGCGAGCGCCTGCTTCCCACGCCTGCCTCGGTGATTTCCGCATGA
- a CDS encoding alpha/beta fold hydrolase: MSSTRVIKANGIDLFIREAGEGPLVVLCHGWPELSYSWRHQIPALAAAGFRVVAPDMRGYGQSAAPADIGAYSIFDTVGDIVGLVQALGATKAMVVGHDWGAPVAWHAALFRPDIFTAVAGLSVPPPFRGRGKPLELLRASGVTNFYWQYFQTPGVAEAELERDVARTMRIVLGGRGLADPTAAMFVQAGKGFLSHATTDEPLPAWLSEADLAYFTEAFRKSGFRGGLNWYRNLDRNWELTAPWQDAQIHQPSLFIAGSMDAVITGLIGAKRVNELERVLPNLKRKLIIDGAGHWVQQERPDEVNAALVGFLKESTA, translated from the coding sequence ATGTCCTCCACCCGCGTCATCAAGGCCAACGGGATCGACCTCTTCATCCGCGAAGCCGGCGAAGGTCCGCTGGTGGTGCTGTGCCATGGCTGGCCGGAGCTCTCTTATTCCTGGCGCCACCAGATCCCGGCGCTGGCCGCCGCGGGCTTTCGCGTCGTCGCCCCCGACATGCGCGGTTACGGCCAGAGCGCCGCGCCGGCCGATATCGGCGCCTATTCGATCTTCGACACGGTCGGCGACATCGTCGGCCTCGTGCAGGCGCTGGGCGCGACCAAGGCGATGGTGGTCGGCCACGACTGGGGCGCGCCGGTCGCCTGGCACGCGGCGCTGTTCCGGCCCGACATCTTCACGGCAGTGGCAGGCCTGAGCGTGCCGCCGCCGTTCCGCGGCCGCGGCAAGCCGCTCGAGCTGTTGCGCGCGAGCGGCGTCACCAATTTCTACTGGCAGTATTTCCAGACGCCCGGCGTTGCCGAGGCCGAACTCGAGCGTGACGTCGCCCGCACCATGCGGATCGTGCTCGGCGGCCGCGGCCTGGCCGATCCCACGGCTGCCATGTTCGTGCAGGCCGGCAAGGGCTTTCTCAGCCACGCCACCACCGACGAGCCGCTGCCGGCTTGGCTCAGCGAGGCCGATCTCGCCTATTTCACCGAGGCCTTCCGCAAGTCGGGCTTCCGCGGCGGGCTGAATTGGTATCGCAACCTTGACCGCAATTGGGAGCTGACGGCCCCATGGCAGGATGCGCAGATCCACCAGCCCTCGCTGTTCATTGCCGGCTCGATGGACGCGGTCATCACCGGCCTGATCGGCGCCAAGCGCGTCAACGAGCTTGAGCGCGTGCTGCCCAATCTGAAGCGCAAGCTCATCATCGACGGCGCCGGCCATTGGGTGCAGCAGGAGCGCCCCGACGAGGTCAACGCCGCGTTGGTCGGGTTCCTGAAAGAGAGTACGGCCTAG
- a CDS encoding septal ring lytic transglycosylase RlpA family protein, which yields MGIRRSDSVLRAARGVAAVATCLALANCASSNKFSSRVDPKYGVSSSPRVVAFGDPVPKGGGTYRVGKPYVVAGRTYVPEEDVNYRAEGTASWYGDDFHGRLTANGEVFDMASLTAAHPTLPMPSYARVTNLSNGKSLIVRVNDRGPYHGNRLIDVSNKAAELLEFKGNGVAKVRVEYVGRAPLEGSDDRQLIATLRTGIPAPSPSMVRVASARPFVPELPSSHRGAIRGEVPMPEGRPYNLGNTSADMASLNATSEMSASSRSRGRALQNARAVSYDEDGRCAPESAPSAAYVSDGAAEARSILSGRGLY from the coding sequence ATGGGGATCCGACGGTCAGATTCGGTGTTGCGGGCCGCGCGCGGTGTTGCGGCGGTCGCGACCTGCCTTGCGCTGGCCAATTGCGCGTCCTCCAACAAATTCTCCAGCCGGGTCGATCCGAAATACGGGGTGTCCTCGAGCCCGCGGGTCGTGGCTTTCGGAGACCCGGTCCCGAAGGGCGGCGGCACCTACCGCGTCGGCAAGCCCTATGTCGTGGCCGGCCGGACCTACGTGCCGGAGGAGGACGTCAACTACCGCGCCGAGGGCACGGCGTCCTGGTATGGGGACGACTTCCACGGCCGCCTGACCGCCAACGGCGAAGTGTTCGATATGGCCTCGCTGACGGCGGCGCATCCGACCCTGCCGATGCCGTCCTATGCGCGGGTCACCAACCTGTCGAACGGCAAGTCGCTGATCGTCCGCGTCAACGATCGTGGGCCCTATCACGGCAACCGGCTCATCGACGTCTCGAACAAGGCCGCCGAACTGCTTGAATTCAAAGGCAATGGCGTTGCCAAGGTTCGGGTCGAATATGTCGGCCGGGCGCCGCTGGAAGGCTCCGACGACCGCCAGCTGATTGCCACCTTGCGCACCGGGATCCCGGCTCCGTCGCCATCTATGGTGCGCGTTGCTTCGGCAAGGCCGTTCGTGCCAGAGCTGCCGTCCTCGCACCGCGGCGCCATTCGCGGCGAGGTTCCGATGCCGGAGGGGCGGCCCTACAATCTCGGCAACACCTCTGCCGACATGGCCTCCCTCAATGCGACCTCGGAGATGTCGGCCTCGAGCCGCAGCCGGGGCCGGGCGCTCCAGAACGCGCGCGCAGTGTCCTATGACGAGGACGGCCGTTGCGCGCCGGAGAGCGCACCGTCCGCCGCCTATGTCTCGGACGGCGCTGCCGAGGCCCGCAGCATCCTGAGCGGCCGCGGCCTCTACTAG